A genome region from Pelodiscus sinensis isolate JC-2024 chromosome 27, ASM4963464v1, whole genome shotgun sequence includes the following:
- the SYT2 gene encoding synaptotagmin-2 isoform X2: MMGIGFKKNPEPVVAPEPVSTAMPVGPVENVTNTTSLTDSKEDIFAKLKAKFMNELNKIPSNEVAAFPLSLLPPWALIAIAVVAGLLVLTCCFCICKKCCCKKKKNKKEKGKGMKNAMNMKDMKSGNQDDDDAEMGLTEGEGEEEEKEPENLGKLQFSLDYDFQANQLTVGILQAAELPALDMGGTSDPYVKVFLLPDKKKKYETKVQKKTLNPVFNETFVFKVPYQELGGKTLVMAIYDFDRFSKHDIIGEVKVPMNTVDLGQPVEEWRDLQGGEKEEPEKLGDICISLRYVPTAGKLTVCILEAKNLKKMDVGGLSDPYVKIHLTQNGKRLKKKKTTVKKKTLNPYFNESFSFEIPFEQIQKVQVVITVLDYDKLGKNEAIGKIFVGSSASGTELRHWSDMLANPRRPIAQWHSLKPEEEVDASLGKNK; encoded by the exons ATGATGGGCATCGGCTTCAAGAAAAACCCGGAGCCCGTGGTGGCTCCGGAGCCTGTCAGCACCGCCATGCCGGTGGGCCCCGTGGAGAACGTGACCAACACCACCAGCCTGACGGACAGCAAGGAGGACATATTCGCCAAGCTGAAGGCCAAGTTCATGAACGAGCTGAACAAGATTCCCT CGAATGAGGTGGCAGCGTTCCCCCTCTCACTGT TGCCCCCCTGGGCCCTGATTGCCATCGCTGTGGTAGCCGGCCTGCTCGTCCTCACCTGCTGCTTCTGCATCTGCAAGAAGTGCTGCTgcaagaagaagaagaacaagAAGGAGAAGGGCAAGGGGATGAAGAACGCCATGAACATGAAGGACATGAAATCGGGGAACCAG GACGATGACGACGCGGAGATGGGCCTGacggagggagaaggggaggaggaggagaaggagcccGAGAACCTGGGCAAGCTGCAGTTCTCGCTGGACTACGATTTCCAGGCTAACCAG CTCACAGTCGGCATCCTCCAAGCGGCCGAACTCCCGGCGCTGGACATGGGGGGCACCTCGGACCCGTACGTCAAAGTCTTCCTGCTCCCCGACAAGAAGAAGAAATACGAGACCAAAGTGCAGAAGAAAACCCTCAACCCCGTCTTCAATGAGACCTTCGTCTTCAAG GTTCCCTACCAGGAGCTGGGCGGGAAGACCCTGGTGATGGCCATCTATGACTTCGACCGCTTCTCCAAGCACGACATCATTGGGGAGGTCAAGGTGCCCATGAACACCGTGGACCTGGGCCAGCCCGTGGAGGAGTGGCGAGACCTGCAGGGCGGCGAGAAGGAGGAG CCAGAGAAGCTGGGAGATATCTGCATCTCGCTGCGGTACGTGCCCACCGCAGGGAAACTCACCGTCTGCATCCTGGAAGCCAAGAATCTGAAAAAGATGGACGTGGGGGGTCTCTCGG ATCCCTACGTGAAGATCCACCTGACGCAGAACGGCAAGAGGCTGAAGAAGAAGAAGACCACGGTGAAGAAGAAGACCCTGAACCCCTACTTCAACGAGTCCTTCAGCTTCGAGATCCCCTTCGAGCAGATCCAG AAAGTGCAGGTGGTGATCACTGTCCTGGATTACGACAAGCTGGGGAAGAACGAAGCCATTGGCAAAATATTCGTGGGCTCCAGCGCCAGCGGCACGGAGCTGCGGCACTGGTCCGACATGCTGGCCAACCCCCGGCGGCCCATCGCCCAGTGGCACTCCCTCAAGCCGGAGGAAGAGGTGGACGCGTCTCTGGGGAAGAACAAATAG
- the SYT2 gene encoding synaptotagmin-2 isoform X1, which yields MMGIGFKKNPEPVVAPEPVSTAMPVGPVENVTNTTSLTDSKEDIFAKLKAKFMNELNKIPSNEVAAFPLSLLPPWALIAIAVVAGLLVLTCCFCICKKCCCKKKKNKKEKGKGMKNAMNMKDMKSGNQNKQDDDDAEMGLTEGEGEEEEKEPENLGKLQFSLDYDFQANQLTVGILQAAELPALDMGGTSDPYVKVFLLPDKKKKYETKVQKKTLNPVFNETFVFKVPYQELGGKTLVMAIYDFDRFSKHDIIGEVKVPMNTVDLGQPVEEWRDLQGGEKEEPEKLGDICISLRYVPTAGKLTVCILEAKNLKKMDVGGLSDPYVKIHLTQNGKRLKKKKTTVKKKTLNPYFNESFSFEIPFEQIQKVQVVITVLDYDKLGKNEAIGKIFVGSSASGTELRHWSDMLANPRRPIAQWHSLKPEEEVDASLGKNK from the exons ATGATGGGCATCGGCTTCAAGAAAAACCCGGAGCCCGTGGTGGCTCCGGAGCCTGTCAGCACCGCCATGCCGGTGGGCCCCGTGGAGAACGTGACCAACACCACCAGCCTGACGGACAGCAAGGAGGACATATTCGCCAAGCTGAAGGCCAAGTTCATGAACGAGCTGAACAAGATTCCCT CGAATGAGGTGGCAGCGTTCCCCCTCTCACTGT TGCCCCCCTGGGCCCTGATTGCCATCGCTGTGGTAGCCGGCCTGCTCGTCCTCACCTGCTGCTTCTGCATCTGCAAGAAGTGCTGCTgcaagaagaagaagaacaagAAGGAGAAGGGCAAGGGGATGAAGAACGCCATGAACATGAAGGACATGAAATCGGGGAACCAG AACAAACAGGACGATGACGACGCGGAGATGGGCCTGacggagggagaaggggaggaggaggagaaggagcccGAGAACCTGGGCAAGCTGCAGTTCTCGCTGGACTACGATTTCCAGGCTAACCAG CTCACAGTCGGCATCCTCCAAGCGGCCGAACTCCCGGCGCTGGACATGGGGGGCACCTCGGACCCGTACGTCAAAGTCTTCCTGCTCCCCGACAAGAAGAAGAAATACGAGACCAAAGTGCAGAAGAAAACCCTCAACCCCGTCTTCAATGAGACCTTCGTCTTCAAG GTTCCCTACCAGGAGCTGGGCGGGAAGACCCTGGTGATGGCCATCTATGACTTCGACCGCTTCTCCAAGCACGACATCATTGGGGAGGTCAAGGTGCCCATGAACACCGTGGACCTGGGCCAGCCCGTGGAGGAGTGGCGAGACCTGCAGGGCGGCGAGAAGGAGGAG CCAGAGAAGCTGGGAGATATCTGCATCTCGCTGCGGTACGTGCCCACCGCAGGGAAACTCACCGTCTGCATCCTGGAAGCCAAGAATCTGAAAAAGATGGACGTGGGGGGTCTCTCGG ATCCCTACGTGAAGATCCACCTGACGCAGAACGGCAAGAGGCTGAAGAAGAAGAAGACCACGGTGAAGAAGAAGACCCTGAACCCCTACTTCAACGAGTCCTTCAGCTTCGAGATCCCCTTCGAGCAGATCCAG AAAGTGCAGGTGGTGATCACTGTCCTGGATTACGACAAGCTGGGGAAGAACGAAGCCATTGGCAAAATATTCGTGGGCTCCAGCGCCAGCGGCACGGAGCTGCGGCACTGGTCCGACATGCTGGCCAACCCCCGGCGGCCCATCGCCCAGTGGCACTCCCTCAAGCCGGAGGAAGAGGTGGACGCGTCTCTGGGGAAGAACAAATAG
- the SYT2 gene encoding synaptotagmin-2 isoform X4, whose amino-acid sequence MMGIGFKKNPEPVVAPEPVSTAMPVGPVENVTNTTSLTDSKEDIFAKLKAKFMNELNKIPLPPWALIAIAVVAGLLVLTCCFCICKKCCCKKKKNKKEKGKGMKNAMNMKDMKSGNQDDDDAEMGLTEGEGEEEEKEPENLGKLQFSLDYDFQANQLTVGILQAAELPALDMGGTSDPYVKVFLLPDKKKKYETKVQKKTLNPVFNETFVFKVPYQELGGKTLVMAIYDFDRFSKHDIIGEVKVPMNTVDLGQPVEEWRDLQGGEKEEPEKLGDICISLRYVPTAGKLTVCILEAKNLKKMDVGGLSDPYVKIHLTQNGKRLKKKKTTVKKKTLNPYFNESFSFEIPFEQIQKVQVVITVLDYDKLGKNEAIGKIFVGSSASGTELRHWSDMLANPRRPIAQWHSLKPEEEVDASLGKNK is encoded by the exons ATGATGGGCATCGGCTTCAAGAAAAACCCGGAGCCCGTGGTGGCTCCGGAGCCTGTCAGCACCGCCATGCCGGTGGGCCCCGTGGAGAACGTGACCAACACCACCAGCCTGACGGACAGCAAGGAGGACATATTCGCCAAGCTGAAGGCCAAGTTCATGAACGAGCTGAACAAGATTCCCT TGCCCCCCTGGGCCCTGATTGCCATCGCTGTGGTAGCCGGCCTGCTCGTCCTCACCTGCTGCTTCTGCATCTGCAAGAAGTGCTGCTgcaagaagaagaagaacaagAAGGAGAAGGGCAAGGGGATGAAGAACGCCATGAACATGAAGGACATGAAATCGGGGAACCAG GACGATGACGACGCGGAGATGGGCCTGacggagggagaaggggaggaggaggagaaggagcccGAGAACCTGGGCAAGCTGCAGTTCTCGCTGGACTACGATTTCCAGGCTAACCAG CTCACAGTCGGCATCCTCCAAGCGGCCGAACTCCCGGCGCTGGACATGGGGGGCACCTCGGACCCGTACGTCAAAGTCTTCCTGCTCCCCGACAAGAAGAAGAAATACGAGACCAAAGTGCAGAAGAAAACCCTCAACCCCGTCTTCAATGAGACCTTCGTCTTCAAG GTTCCCTACCAGGAGCTGGGCGGGAAGACCCTGGTGATGGCCATCTATGACTTCGACCGCTTCTCCAAGCACGACATCATTGGGGAGGTCAAGGTGCCCATGAACACCGTGGACCTGGGCCAGCCCGTGGAGGAGTGGCGAGACCTGCAGGGCGGCGAGAAGGAGGAG CCAGAGAAGCTGGGAGATATCTGCATCTCGCTGCGGTACGTGCCCACCGCAGGGAAACTCACCGTCTGCATCCTGGAAGCCAAGAATCTGAAAAAGATGGACGTGGGGGGTCTCTCGG ATCCCTACGTGAAGATCCACCTGACGCAGAACGGCAAGAGGCTGAAGAAGAAGAAGACCACGGTGAAGAAGAAGACCCTGAACCCCTACTTCAACGAGTCCTTCAGCTTCGAGATCCCCTTCGAGCAGATCCAG AAAGTGCAGGTGGTGATCACTGTCCTGGATTACGACAAGCTGGGGAAGAACGAAGCCATTGGCAAAATATTCGTGGGCTCCAGCGCCAGCGGCACGGAGCTGCGGCACTGGTCCGACATGCTGGCCAACCCCCGGCGGCCCATCGCCCAGTGGCACTCCCTCAAGCCGGAGGAAGAGGTGGACGCGTCTCTGGGGAAGAACAAATAG
- the SYT2 gene encoding synaptotagmin-2 isoform X3, translated as MMGIGFKKNPEPVVAPEPVSTAMPVGPVENVTNTTSLTDSKEDIFAKLKAKFMNELNKIPLPPWALIAIAVVAGLLVLTCCFCICKKCCCKKKKNKKEKGKGMKNAMNMKDMKSGNQNKQDDDDAEMGLTEGEGEEEEKEPENLGKLQFSLDYDFQANQLTVGILQAAELPALDMGGTSDPYVKVFLLPDKKKKYETKVQKKTLNPVFNETFVFKVPYQELGGKTLVMAIYDFDRFSKHDIIGEVKVPMNTVDLGQPVEEWRDLQGGEKEEPEKLGDICISLRYVPTAGKLTVCILEAKNLKKMDVGGLSDPYVKIHLTQNGKRLKKKKTTVKKKTLNPYFNESFSFEIPFEQIQKVQVVITVLDYDKLGKNEAIGKIFVGSSASGTELRHWSDMLANPRRPIAQWHSLKPEEEVDASLGKNK; from the exons ATGATGGGCATCGGCTTCAAGAAAAACCCGGAGCCCGTGGTGGCTCCGGAGCCTGTCAGCACCGCCATGCCGGTGGGCCCCGTGGAGAACGTGACCAACACCACCAGCCTGACGGACAGCAAGGAGGACATATTCGCCAAGCTGAAGGCCAAGTTCATGAACGAGCTGAACAAGATTCCCT TGCCCCCCTGGGCCCTGATTGCCATCGCTGTGGTAGCCGGCCTGCTCGTCCTCACCTGCTGCTTCTGCATCTGCAAGAAGTGCTGCTgcaagaagaagaagaacaagAAGGAGAAGGGCAAGGGGATGAAGAACGCCATGAACATGAAGGACATGAAATCGGGGAACCAG AACAAACAGGACGATGACGACGCGGAGATGGGCCTGacggagggagaaggggaggaggaggagaaggagcccGAGAACCTGGGCAAGCTGCAGTTCTCGCTGGACTACGATTTCCAGGCTAACCAG CTCACAGTCGGCATCCTCCAAGCGGCCGAACTCCCGGCGCTGGACATGGGGGGCACCTCGGACCCGTACGTCAAAGTCTTCCTGCTCCCCGACAAGAAGAAGAAATACGAGACCAAAGTGCAGAAGAAAACCCTCAACCCCGTCTTCAATGAGACCTTCGTCTTCAAG GTTCCCTACCAGGAGCTGGGCGGGAAGACCCTGGTGATGGCCATCTATGACTTCGACCGCTTCTCCAAGCACGACATCATTGGGGAGGTCAAGGTGCCCATGAACACCGTGGACCTGGGCCAGCCCGTGGAGGAGTGGCGAGACCTGCAGGGCGGCGAGAAGGAGGAG CCAGAGAAGCTGGGAGATATCTGCATCTCGCTGCGGTACGTGCCCACCGCAGGGAAACTCACCGTCTGCATCCTGGAAGCCAAGAATCTGAAAAAGATGGACGTGGGGGGTCTCTCGG ATCCCTACGTGAAGATCCACCTGACGCAGAACGGCAAGAGGCTGAAGAAGAAGAAGACCACGGTGAAGAAGAAGACCCTGAACCCCTACTTCAACGAGTCCTTCAGCTTCGAGATCCCCTTCGAGCAGATCCAG AAAGTGCAGGTGGTGATCACTGTCCTGGATTACGACAAGCTGGGGAAGAACGAAGCCATTGGCAAAATATTCGTGGGCTCCAGCGCCAGCGGCACGGAGCTGCGGCACTGGTCCGACATGCTGGCCAACCCCCGGCGGCCCATCGCCCAGTGGCACTCCCTCAAGCCGGAGGAAGAGGTGGACGCGTCTCTGGGGAAGAACAAATAG